In a single window of the Zea mays cultivar B73 chromosome 5, Zm-B73-REFERENCE-NAM-5.0, whole genome shotgun sequence genome:
- the LOC103626995 gene encoding uncharacterized protein: MTLYIFPRRRVRVVAKLAAAAQFLRSGYDRRSRDISLRLRTPSSHLRYRKPQHQRGQGEECRFHAPSQANLRFSLGQLTWVANRRLQKRARGSPVPWADWCTRNCSSERERCRRLPSTMGRDLRGIISDEQVIEDPGVQQVEVAEQELIEGAPEGALQ; encoded by the exons ATGACCCTGTATATCTTCCCCCGCCGCCGAGTCCGCGTCGTCGCCAAACTCGCTGCTGCCGCGCAATTCTTGCGAAGTGGGTACGACCGACGCAGCAGGGATATAAGCCTACGCCTCAGAACTCCCAGTTCCCATCTCCGCTACAGAAAACCCCAGCACCAGAGAGGTCAAGGAGAGGAGTGTCGCTTCCATGCGCCATCTCAAGCGAACCTGCGATTCAGTCTCGGGCAACTCACGTGGGTGGCCAACAGAAGATTGCAGAAGCGCGCTCGGGGTTCGCCTGTGCCATGGGCGGACTGGTGTACCCGGAATTGCTCGTCAGAGCGGGAGCGCTGCCGTCGTCTGCCTTCTACCATGGGCAGGGATCTTCGCGGCATAATCAGTG acgagcaagtgattgaggatccaggtgttcagcaggtagaagttgctgagcaggagctcattgaag GTGCTCCAGAAGGAGCCCTACAATGA